The Tolypothrix sp. PCC 7712 region AGGATGAAGGATTAAGGATGAAATTAATCCACTAATCAAGGGATGGGTATGAACGCGGAAAGGCAATATCTTTTCTACTCAACGTTGCGTACCAATTCTTGATTTTATTTTTTATCCTTTTTTTGACAAAAAGCTCAAATGAGTATTCAAAATCGCTATTATATCCCTGTCACTAGACAGGGAATTTTTTTGTAGAGGCGCGATGTCTGCGTAGCAGCTGATGCGTTCAAGTTGCACATTCTCTTGTCAATGCAAATGACTAATGACAAAGGACGACCTTTGACAACCTTTGCTAAAAAAATATGACGCTTACGTAATTTCTATTAAAATCGGGGCTAATCAAGATTAATTATGCTGGAACATGATGTAATTATTGTTGGGGGTGGCTTGGCTGGATGCCGTGCGGCGGTGGAAATTGCCCGCATTAACCCTAGTTTAAATATTGCTGTAGTTGCTAAAACTCACCCAATTCGTTCGCACTCAGTGGCGGCGCAAGGTGGGATGGCTGCGTCGCTGAAAAATGTTGATACCGAAGATAGTTGGGAAGCCCACGCCTTTGATACTGTTAAAGGTTCGGATTACTTAGCAGACCAAGATGCGGTAGCAATTCTTACTCAAGAAGCCCCAAATGTGGTGATTGACTTGGAACACATGGGCGTTTTATTCTCGCGCTTACCGGATGGAAGGATTGCTCAACGGGCTTTTGGTGGACATGCTCACAACCGGACTTGCTATGCTGCAGATAAAACTGGTCACGCCATTTTGCATGAATTGGTAAATAATTTGCGCCGCTACGGTGTGCAAGTTTACCAAGAATGGTACGTAATGAAACTGATTTTAGAAGAGGGACAAGCTAAGGGCGTAGTGATGTACCGCCTGTTAGATGGGCATATAGAAGTACTCAGAGCTAAAGCCGTGATGTTTGCCACCGGGGGATATGGTCGCGTTTATAACACTACATCCAATGATTACGCCTCCACCGGTGACGGTTTAGCAATGACAGCGATCGCAGGTTTACCTCTAGAAGATATGGAATTTGTGCAATTCCATCCCACAGGCTTATATCCGGTTGGGGTACTGATTTCCGAAGCAGTTAGAGGCGAAGGCGCATATCTAATTAACTCCGAAGGCGATCGCTTTATGGCGAACTATGCACCTAGTCGTATGGAACTGGCTCCTCGTGATATCACCTCACGAGCGATCGCCTACGAAATACGGGCTGGGCGTGGTATCCATGCTGATGGAAGCGCTGGGGGGCCATTTGTTTATCTGGATTTGCGCCACATGGGTAGAGAAAAAATCATGAGTCGCGTTCCCTTTTGTTGGGAAGAAGCCCATCGATTAGTTGGTGTTGATGCTGTGACTCAGCCCATGCCTGTACGTCCTACCATTCATTATTGTATGGGTGGTATCCCTGTGAACGTTGATGGTAGAGTCCGCAGTAGCGGTGATAATTTTGTTGATGGCTTCTTTGCGGCTGGTGAAACGGCTTGTGTTTCCGTTCATGGTGCAAATCGCCTGGGAAGTAATTCCCTTTTAGAATGCGTAGTTTATGGTAAACGAACCGGAGCTGCGATCGCTAACTTTGTGCAAAATCGCAAATTACCAATAGTAGATGAGCAACGTTACATCAAGGAAGCGCAGCAAGAAATTCAAGCTTTACTAGAACAGCCAGGAAAATACCGTATTAACGAAGTGCGCCAAGCTTTTCAAGATACCATGACTCAGTACTGTGGCGTTTTCCGTACTGAAGAATTAATGAGTCAAGGTTTAGAAAAATTAGCAGAATTAGAACAACAATATCCACAGGTATATTTAGACGATAAAGGCAAATCTTGGAATACAGAAATTGTAGAAGCCCTAGAATTACGCAGTTTAATGGTAGTAGGGCACACAATTCTGGCATCAGCATTAAATCGTCAAGAAAGTCGCGGCGCACATTTCCGTGAAGATTATGCCAATAGAGATGATCAGAGATTCCTCAAACATACAATGGCTTACTATTCACCAGCAGGGATTGATATTCAATATCGCCCAGTTGCAATTACCATGTTTCAGCCACAGGAAAGAAGATATTAATTAGGGTAATTGGAATTACAACTATTTTCAGATCTAAGGGCACGGCAGTGCTGTGTCCTTACCTACGTACCTCATTGATCTGAAATACGTTGTATGGCTGTCAACAGCCAAGTATTTTCATTTTTTGATTCACGCTTGTCTAAATAGCGATAAATTTCCGTGTAATCACTGATAGACATTTGTCATTATGGCTCTTTAAATAAGACTAAAGAAAATCTCTGAAAAATCTCTTTACGAGTTTTTACTAGAATTAACAAATTCTAGGGTTAAGAGCTATTTTCAACTTGCTCTTACAAGAAAATGAAAACGCATATCTAAGTCAACAGTTTCTACTTCTTGTAATAGTAAAAAAATGGGTGTTACTACTATTTGGTATAGTTGTTAGTTTGTTTGGCTGTTGTAGAATTCCCATCAGATGTACAAGCTTAACAGTTTCGGTTTTACTATACCAATTTTCATACAACTTTGAGTTTTTAGCATCAAGAAAATCTTAGAGGCTGTTGGAAAAGCGGTTCGCCGTGATTTAGGCACAAATTGCTTCTGCTTTTATTTAAAGAAAGCTACAGTGTAGTGCTACTCACAAGCAGGCTTTTACAACATCCTGCAATAGGATTTTCTTATATCTGATTTCTACAAAATCTCTAAGTCTTGAAAAATGCAAGAATTTAACATTCCCCAATCGCTAGAAATAGAAGTATCACAACTGCGTAAAACTATTAATTCTCTGCTATGGATAACTAAACTTTTTCGTACAGTCGGCTATAGCATTTTAGTTTTAGTATTTATTGACTTAATTGATATATTTGTACCCTTAAATTTTAAGAATCCCGTGTGGGAATTTCAGATGATAGGAGCGCTAGTAGACCTGGTAGCTATAACCTTAATTGGGCTAGCTTTAGTATTCTCCGGTAAGTTAGAGAAACGTCTAAAATGGGAATTTCCGTTTTTACTGTGGTTATCAAGGTTATGTCTATTAGTAGGATTATTATATTTATTACTCATCCCTTTAGGAATTAATAACACTATCAGTCTTTATAACGTAAATATCCAGGGATTAAATCAAGATTATAGTCAACAGGAGCTACTCAATAGCAACTGGAAACAGCAGAGCGACCTAGCTTCAGCCGCAGAATTTAATAATCTTCGTGAACATCAGAGTATGCGAGAAGTAAAAACTCAAACATTAGTAGATGTGAATCAAAGCCAGAATCATCCAGATAAAAAATTACCAGCTACAAATTTATCTAGAAATTTCAAGTTGTTGAAAAGCTCGGTAAAATTTAATTTAGGAGCTTTGCTTGCTGCGGCTTTATTTATTACTATCTGGAAGGAAACATCCTGGGCTAGATAATGGTCTTAATGCTGATAGGCTGCTTACTTACACAGAAGTAATTTTAAGTGATTCAAATCGTTGAATTTCAATTAAATAACCATTTGGATCGCGCAGAAAACAATGATAAATTTTGTACTTCTCATTGAATGTAGGCGGTTTTTCAAATTCTACACCTTGTTGTTGTAGATACTCATACCACTCATCTACTTGCTGTGTCACTAAAGTAAAAATTACACTTGATTGTTTTTCGGTAATTTTTGTACTGAAAATTTCACTTGCTTGACACAATCCCAAGTATCCAGAACCAGTAACAGTATAAATTCTACAAGTTCCTTGATCGAGCCAGAGATGCAACCCCAGCTTGTCTTCATAGAAGCTGGCTGAGGCTGCGAGATTCTGGGTATATAAAAAGGTAATTTGCTGATCAATTGGCGGGCGATCGCACATAAAATTGAGTTATGAGAGCAAACAGATCTAAGAAAACCCTTTTGAAGTGGTACAGATTTGAGCTATGCTAGACTCAGTCTAACTTTTCTTCCTCAAGTCAAACTTAATTAAGCCAAACTCTACAGAGCAATTTTGTGTCCGGGAATCTTGCAAAATAATTGTGTTAGCGCTCTGAAAGATTTTGGTTTACATACAACAGTTCTCAGTTAGCATTTCTCCTCAAGGCTAACTTTTTGGGTGCTGCGTTCTGAGTAAAAATACTAGTATCTCTTACCCAGTGCCCAATCACCAGTCCCCAATCTCAATTATTCGCGTAGTCCTTTTGCTAACCTCAAGTTAATTTTTGAAAAGTTTAGTTCATCTAGGTATCTATATAGCCATAAAGTTATATAGAAATCCAAAACTGAAGGAATCAAGTATGAGTAGCGATCTAGCAAGCAAGTTGCGGGAAGGAACAAAACAATCCCATACAATGGCGGAAAATACAGCCTTCATGAAGTGTTTTCTTAAAGGGATTGTCGAAAGAGAGCCTTTCCGCAAACTCATAGCTAACTTGTATTTAGTTTATAGCGCTTTAGAAGCACAACTTCAGCGTTATAGTACTCATCCTGTAGTGAGTCTGATTTATTTTCCCATATTGAACCGTACAGCTAATTTGGAAAAGGATTTGGCTTTTTACTACGGTGAGAACTGGCGGGAGCAAATTGCAGCCCTGGAAGCAGGTAAAACTTATGTAGCACGCATCAATGAAATTGCTGAAACTGAACCTGCATTACTAGTAGCTCATGCCTATGTGCGCTATATGGGAGACTTATCTGGGGGTCAAAGTTTAAAGAAAATTATCCGTTCAGCTCTAGACTTACCACCAGATCAAGGTACTGGATTGCATGAATTTGAGCAATTACCATCGGTTGAAGCCATTAGAGCATTTAAAGGTCAATATCGTGATGCTTTAAATGCATTACCAGTAGATGATGCTTTAGCTGAAAAAATTGTCGCAGAAGCAAATTATGCTTTTGCACTCAATCGCGATGTTGTCCATGAGTTAGAAGATGATGTGAGAATTGCAATTGGCGATCATGTTTTTGACTTGATTACACGCCAAGATAAACCCGGTAGCACAGAACGTTCACCTGGTAGTACTTCAGTAGAACTTGTGGCTGCTGACTAAGCATTACACATCAACAGTGAAATTTAGGGAAACTCTTGATTTTTGGCATGTTTAAAGTGTAGGTATCTTTGCTCTCCAAATTAGATACCTGCACTGAGAAAAGATTAAGAGGAATTAATACCAATTCGTAATTCGTAATACCCTACGGGAAGCGCAAAGCGCTACGTAATTCGTAATTACTGAATCCCAAAATAATCTAGTAAAAATTACGGCATCAATTTGCGGTACTAGGTTTTTGGGTTTGAGTCTTTTGCCGATTTTAGAGGATTGGTATTACTCAGCAGGGGTAATTATTAGATTCCTATTTAACCGCTAACACAGGATTAAAACATTCAAGGTTACTAGCATCATGAAACTTGCAACGCAAACAGTCCAATTCAACTCGGAGTTACTCAGAAAGTACGACCAAGCTTTGCCTCGATATACCAGTTATCCGCCAGCAACGGAATTACAAGAAAATTTTGGCGAGTTGGATTTGCGATCGGGTATTGCGGTTGGCAATTATAAGAATACTCCTCTGTCTCTCTACTTCCATATTCCCTTTTGTGAAACTGCTTGCTATTTTTGCGGTTGTAACACCATCATTACCCAAAAAAAAGAAATAGTAGAGCCATATTTAAATTATGTGGTGCGTAACCTCGAACAGTTTTCTGGCGTAATTTCCTCAAAACGTAAAGTGCATCAATTACATTTTGGAGGCGGAACACCAAATTATTTAACGATGCAGCAGATGGATTTTTTATGGAACAAAATCAATCGCCAATTTAGATTGGACGAGCAAGCAGAATTTTCCATAGAAATTAATCCTAGATATGTAGATAAA contains the following coding sequences:
- a CDS encoding succinate dehydrogenase/fumarate reductase flavoprotein subunit; translation: MLEHDVIIVGGGLAGCRAAVEIARINPSLNIAVVAKTHPIRSHSVAAQGGMAASLKNVDTEDSWEAHAFDTVKGSDYLADQDAVAILTQEAPNVVIDLEHMGVLFSRLPDGRIAQRAFGGHAHNRTCYAADKTGHAILHELVNNLRRYGVQVYQEWYVMKLILEEGQAKGVVMYRLLDGHIEVLRAKAVMFATGGYGRVYNTTSNDYASTGDGLAMTAIAGLPLEDMEFVQFHPTGLYPVGVLISEAVRGEGAYLINSEGDRFMANYAPSRMELAPRDITSRAIAYEIRAGRGIHADGSAGGPFVYLDLRHMGREKIMSRVPFCWEEAHRLVGVDAVTQPMPVRPTIHYCMGGIPVNVDGRVRSSGDNFVDGFFAAGETACVSVHGANRLGSNSLLECVVYGKRTGAAIANFVQNRKLPIVDEQRYIKEAQQEIQALLEQPGKYRINEVRQAFQDTMTQYCGVFRTEELMSQGLEKLAELEQQYPQVYLDDKGKSWNTEIVEALELRSLMVVGHTILASALNRQESRGAHFREDYANRDDQRFLKHTMAYYSPAGIDIQYRPVAITMFQPQERRY
- a CDS encoding HpsJ family protein codes for the protein MQEFNIPQSLEIEVSQLRKTINSLLWITKLFRTVGYSILVLVFIDLIDIFVPLNFKNPVWEFQMIGALVDLVAITLIGLALVFSGKLEKRLKWEFPFLLWLSRLCLLVGLLYLLLIPLGINNTISLYNVNIQGLNQDYSQQELLNSNWKQQSDLASAAEFNNLREHQSMREVKTQTLVDVNQSQNHPDKKLPATNLSRNFKLLKSSVKFNLGALLAAALFITIWKETSWAR
- a CDS encoding VOC family protein, whose product is MCDRPPIDQQITFLYTQNLAASASFYEDKLGLHLWLDQGTCRIYTVTGSGYLGLCQASEIFSTKITEKQSSVIFTLVTQQVDEWYEYLQQQGVEFEKPPTFNEKYKIYHCFLRDPNGYLIEIQRFESLKITSV
- a CDS encoding heme oxygenase (biliverdin-producing), whose product is MSSDLASKLREGTKQSHTMAENTAFMKCFLKGIVEREPFRKLIANLYLVYSALEAQLQRYSTHPVVSLIYFPILNRTANLEKDLAFYYGENWREQIAALEAGKTYVARINEIAETEPALLVAHAYVRYMGDLSGGQSLKKIIRSALDLPPDQGTGLHEFEQLPSVEAIRAFKGQYRDALNALPVDDALAEKIVAEANYAFALNRDVVHELEDDVRIAIGDHVFDLITRQDKPGSTERSPGSTSVELVAAD